One part of the Tenacibaculum sp. 190130A14a genome encodes these proteins:
- a CDS encoding glycosyltransferase: MILSIHNLLPEYVNYWFVVGFNKFLRVFWYFVIFEFTRYIIIDYVIAFIFSLTQKSRNQKFKEARQKLFTENPFVSVIIPGKNEGKHLYKLTKSLAEQTFKNFELIIVDDGSDDDTPIIGKNLEKLGLIDMFIRNEMRGGKASAANLALRYSKGKYIVHLDADCSFDSDAIEQVLIPFFLDDKIGAVGGNVKVRNYRDSLCAKFQAIEYLKTVSVGRIVTSYLGIYKIISGAFGAFRKDVIDSIGGWDIGPGLDGDITVKIRKSGYKIYFQPKAICLTNAPSKFKVLTKQRLRWDKSIIRFRVRKHKDVYFPNANFNWLNFFSLTENVFYNVVLDILWWIYIIDIIVNYTSQLKFVIPMNFTLYFVMSYVQMFSMYIFSERRKEELYLWPYVSLMTLYTGTYLRIIRTVAYYKEFFFKRSFDDPWNPYKSSIQAKRAGL, encoded by the coding sequence ATGATATTAAGCATACATAACTTATTACCAGAATACGTTAACTACTGGTTTGTTGTTGGATTCAACAAATTCTTAAGAGTGTTTTGGTATTTTGTTATTTTCGAATTCACCCGCTATATTATAATCGATTATGTAATTGCCTTCATTTTTTCGTTAACTCAAAAAAGTAGAAATCAAAAATTTAAAGAAGCTAGACAAAAACTTTTTACTGAAAACCCTTTTGTTTCTGTAATAATTCCAGGAAAAAATGAAGGAAAACATTTATATAAACTTACCAAATCTCTAGCCGAACAAACCTTTAAGAATTTTGAATTGATTATTGTTGATGATGGTTCAGATGATGACACTCCTATTATTGGTAAAAATCTAGAAAAACTAGGACTTATAGATATGTTTATAAGAAACGAAATGCGTGGTGGAAAAGCTTCTGCCGCCAATTTAGCTTTGCGCTATAGCAAAGGTAAATATATCGTTCATTTAGATGCCGATTGTTCTTTTGATTCAGACGCTATTGAACAAGTATTAATTCCATTTTTCTTAGATGATAAAATAGGTGCTGTTGGCGGCAATGTAAAAGTGCGTAATTATAGAGACAGCCTTTGTGCAAAATTTCAGGCAATTGAATACCTAAAAACAGTTTCTGTTGGTAGAATAGTTACTTCATACCTTGGAATATATAAAATTATTTCAGGAGCCTTTGGTGCCTTTAGAAAAGATGTGATTGATAGTATTGGTGGATGGGATATTGGACCTGGACTAGACGGAGACATTACCGTAAAAATTAGAAAATCTGGTTATAAAATCTACTTTCAACCCAAAGCTATTTGTTTAACGAATGCTCCTTCTAAATTTAAAGTATTAACCAAACAGCGCTTGCGCTGGGACAAATCAATTATTAGATTTAGAGTTCGAAAACACAAAGACGTGTACTTCCCAAATGCAAACTTTAACTGGCTAAATTTCTTTTCTTTAACTGAAAATGTTTTCTATAATGTAGTCTTAGACATTTTATGGTGGATATACATTATTGATATTATAGTGAATTATACAAGTCAGCTAAAATTTGTGATTCCGATGAATTTCACCTTGTATTTTGTCATGTCATATGTACAAATGTTTAGCATGTATATTTTTTCTGAAAGAAGAAAAGAAGAACTATACTTATGGCCATATGTATCATTAATGACTTTATATACCGGGACTTATTTAAGAATCATAAGAACCGTTGCATATTATAAAGAGTTTTTCTTCAAACGTTCTTTTGATGATCCTTGGAATCCGTATAAATCTTCTATACAAGCTAAAAGAGCTGGTTTATAA